A stretch of the Uranotaenia lowii strain MFRU-FL chromosome 3, ASM2978415v1, whole genome shotgun sequence genome encodes the following:
- the LOC129755348 gene encoding tetratricopeptide repeat protein 39C-like produces MATTSPQSPRASGSGTGDCPPPSAESLRDWEYVKQGIALWLNNQPKAAEESFRDRQSSVHTVAGHAFITFLNAIISWETDKMNEAQNLLRELEKTCAGDIGWLKTVRTKLFGSYGPQKTLTDALEEQIILADTQLCLAILVSLGQDLGGFVKGGWLLRKAWKVYQHTYSQIYALYSRTQSCDNIPQAPLKHNLRNGQLELGTPCSVDWTVPNSVLQTPDDIDDKQIYLTINQPSTEDIRRKISKSRTTFFAASSEPSSSGNHQEAGSSTSGGETSSSSTVTVTTDESNGSVLKRSLTTQFEGIDLQKQSASPTTTLSSSESIPAEVGQPAAAAAANRDGLRLEIDGFGSKFASEAVGSRNGLHHLLKARPPPEPANCDAVSGTMVDDSSKPIDPADVRRLMGAVCFGYGVFQLSISLLPPSLLKLISFLGFEGDRTMGVACLMHSRSSVDMRAPLSTLALLWYYTIVTPFFALDGSNLNYEIQAAQELIDDSDQQFSKSSLFLFFRGRLERLKSNIKGAIQAYEVSYKSSVQREIKLLCLHEIGWCRLIQLDYGKAMNNFKDLRRCSQFSKSFYAYMTVICQGSHGYFDELTKWRSEITELLNRSSQKESQIEKYITRRCVKIPASEEEQQKFDTLYWRLLVYEMLFMWNALSSCDQATLEAIVEDCGKQPEEELNEPSLGLGQLVLGAALTALHRPEEAAGAFRRCIGRREGEMLLDVHISAFAHYELAMLLLRRQNDKEARAEARQLLLFVQQNYRCFDFDNRINVRIHSILRRLD; encoded by the exons atgGCAACGACCTCCCCCCAATCCCCACGTGCTTCCGGTTCCGGAACCGGCGACTGTCCCCCTCCATCAGCCGAATCGCTTCGGGACTGGGAGTACGTCAAACAGGGCATCGCACTGTGGCTCAACAATCAACCGAAAGCGGCCGAGGAAAGCTTCAGGGACCGACAGTCGAGCGTTCACACCGTTGCCGGTCACGCTTTCATCACGTTTTTG AACGCCATAATTTCCTGGGAAACGGACAAGATGAACGAAGCTCAAAACCTGTTGCGCGAGCTGGAAAAAACCTGCGCCGGCGATATCGGTTGGTTGAAAACGGTGCGCACTAAGCTGTTCGGTAGCTACGGGCCACAGAAAACGCTAACCGATGCACTGGAGGAGCAAATCATCCTGGCCGATACGCAGCTCTGTTTGGCCATCCTGGTCTCGTTGGGTCAGGACCTCGGTGGATTCGTCAAGGGTGGCTGGTTGCTGCGGAAGGCTTGGAAGGTCTACCAACATACGTACAGCCAGATTTACGCGCTGTACAGTAGAACCCAGTCCTGTGACAATATACCACAAGCGCCTCTTAAACACAATCTACGGAACGGGCAGCTCGAGTTGGGCACACCTTGTTCGGTGGATTGGACCGTCCCCAATTCAGTCCTACAAACTCCTGATGACATAGACGATAAACA AATTTACCTCACCATAAACCAACCGTCGACGGAAGATATCCGTCGGAAGATCAGCAAATCTCGAACGACATTTTTCGCCGCCTCCTCGGAGCCAAGCAGTTCCGGTAATCACCAGGAAGCTGGCAGCAGCACATCCGGCGGAGAAACCAGTAGCAGCAGTACCGTGACAGTCACCACAGACGAAAGCAACGGAAGCGTATTAAAGCGAAGTCTCACGACTCAATTCGAAGGGATTGACCTGCAAAAACAAAGTGCCTCACCCACGACGACACTGTCCAGTAGTGAATCGATACCGGCGGAAGTTGGACAACCGGCTGCGGCGGCGGCGGCCAATCGAGATGGTTTAAGGCTGGAGATTGACGGTTTCGGGTCGAAATTTGCCAGTGAAGCCGTTGGCAGTCGAAATGGGCTGCATCACCTGTTGAAAGCGAGACCGCCACCGGAACCTGCCAATTGTGATGCGGTATCCGGGACCATGGTTGATGATAGTAG CAAACCGATCGACCCGGCTGACGTACGCCGCCTGATGGGAGCCGTGTGCTTCGGATACGGCGTCTTTCAGCTCAGCATTTCGCTACTGCCACCCAGTCTGCTCAAGTTGATAAGCTTTCTGGGCTTCGAGGGCGACCGAACGATGGGCGTGGCCTGTCTGATGCACTCGCGGAGCAGCGTCGATATGCGGGCCCCGTTATCGACACTCGCACTGCTCTGGTACTACACCATCGTGACGCCCTTTTTCGCGCTTGATGGATCGAACTTGAACTATGAAATCCAGGCCGCCCAGGAACTGATAGATGACTCCGATCAGCAGTTTTCGAAATCGTCGCTGTTTTTGTTCTTTCGAGGTCGACTCGAGCGATTGAAG TCGAACATCAAAGGAGCAATCCAAGCCTACGAAGTTTCGTACAAATCTTCAGTTCAGCGAGAAATTAAGCTTCTGTGTTTGCACGAAATTGGCTGGTGCCGGTTAATTCAACTGGACTACGGCAAAGCGATGAACAACTTTAAAGATCTGAG GCGGTGCAGccaattttcgaaaagtttctACGCTTATATGACGGTCATCTGCCAGGGATCGCATGGGTATTTTGATGAGCTGACAAAATGGCGCTCGGAGATCACGGAATTGCTTAATCGGTCCAGCCAGAAAGAGTCACAGATCGAGAAgtacatcacccggcgctgtgTCAAAATTCCCGCCAGTGAAGAAGAACAGCAAAAATTCGACACCCTCTACTGGCGATTGCTGGTCTACGAGATGCTGTTCATGTGGAATGCCCTGTCCAGTTGTGATCAGGCCACTCTGGAAGCCATCGTGGAAGATTGTGGGAAACAACCAGAAGAGGAACTGAATGAACCCTCGCTGGGATTGGGACAGCTGGTTTTGGGAGCTGCCCTGACTGCACTGCACCGCCCGGAGGAAGCAGCCGGAGCCTTTCGTCGATGTATTGGCCGCCGGGAGGGTGAGATGCTCCTGGATGTTCACATTTCTGCCTTTGCCCATTACGAGCTTGCCATGCTGTTGCTTCGCCGGCAAAACGATAAGGAAGCGCGAGCCGAGGCCAGACAGTTGCTGCTTTTTGTCCAGCAAAACTACCGGTGCTTTGATTTCGATAATCGCATCAACGTTCGAATACATTCCATCCTTCGGAGGCTCGACTGA